The following proteins are encoded in a genomic region of Sulfurospirillum arsenophilum NBRC 109478:
- the ruvC gene encoding crossover junction endodeoxyribonuclease RuvC: MVILGIDPGTRNCGYSILKKEKNSVILIEAGLIKIKEKILQHQIMELVEGLDTIFKQHSIDEVAIEDIFYAYNPQTVIKLAQFRGALSLKILQMIGNFSEYTALQVKKAVTGNGKATKEQVAFMVKKILGIKQEIKPLDITDAIAIAITHAQRVKVS, translated from the coding sequence TTGGTTATTTTAGGTATTGATCCAGGAACGCGTAACTGTGGATATTCTATTTTAAAAAAAGAAAAAAACAGTGTTATTTTGATTGAAGCAGGGCTTATAAAAATTAAAGAAAAGATACTTCAACATCAAATTATGGAGTTGGTTGAAGGACTTGATACCATCTTTAAACAGCATTCCATTGATGAAGTAGCTATCGAAGATATTTTTTACGCATATAATCCTCAAACGGTGATAAAACTAGCACAGTTTCGAGGTGCGCTCAGTTTAAAAATTTTACAAATGATTGGTAATTTTAGTGAATATACCGCTCTTCAAGTTAAAAAAGCCGTAACAGGTAATGGTAAAGCGACTAAAGAGCAAGTAGCCTTTATGGTGAAGAAAATTTTGGGCATAAAACAAGAGATAAAACCTCTGGACATTACCGACGCTATTGCCATAGCCATCACGCATGCCCAAAGGGTTAAAGTAAGTTAA
- the dnaA gene encoding chromosomal replication initiator protein DnaA has protein sequence MLADNVIELLKEEISSQEYDRYIKQLKFHEKASNSDQMVFLAPNILIANWVRTKYADKIAHLFELKTGKKPEVKIVLKEHLKTTKAKSTPVEMIDAIKSTKNTILNPSYTFNSFVVGSSNQYAYTAAKSIAEKPGVMYNPVFIYGPTGLGKTHLIHAIGNYAQGKGKIVIYATIEQFMNDFTYNLRNQSMDRFREKYRNCDVLLIDDTQFLSNKIQTQEEFFHTFNELHSAGKQIVLTSDKPPKMINGLEDRLKSRFEWGLIADIGLPELETKIAIIKKKCELDGINLNSDIVNYIAANMGDNIREIESAIINLNAYASLMRQEITLDFAKNVMREQIKERRENISLEDIIQIIAKDLNIKPSEIKSTKRSKNIVEARRIGIYLARTLTPNSMPSLATYFGMKDHTAVSHNIKKINELIETNESFKLKVEDLKNKILTKQM, from the coding sequence TTGTTAGCAGATAATGTCATAGAACTTTTAAAAGAGGAGATCTCTTCACAAGAATATGATCGCTATATTAAACAACTAAAATTTCACGAAAAAGCCTCTAATTCGGATCAAATGGTCTTTCTTGCCCCTAATATTTTAATCGCTAATTGGGTTAGAACCAAATACGCCGATAAAATTGCCCATCTCTTTGAACTTAAAACGGGTAAAAAACCTGAAGTGAAAATTGTCCTTAAAGAGCATCTTAAAACCACAAAAGCGAAATCAACACCTGTTGAGATGATCGATGCTATTAAAAGCACTAAAAACACTATTTTAAACCCATCGTATACGTTTAACAGCTTTGTTGTAGGAAGCTCAAATCAATACGCTTACACGGCTGCTAAATCCATTGCAGAAAAACCAGGTGTTATGTACAATCCTGTCTTTATTTATGGTCCTACGGGACTTGGAAAAACACACCTTATTCACGCTATTGGTAATTACGCTCAAGGTAAAGGTAAAATCGTTATTTATGCGACGATTGAGCAGTTTATGAATGACTTTACCTATAATCTTCGCAACCAGTCTATGGACAGATTTAGAGAAAAATACCGTAACTGCGATGTTTTGCTTATTGATGATACTCAATTTTTATCTAATAAAATTCAAACACAAGAAGAGTTCTTTCATACATTCAATGAACTTCACTCTGCAGGTAAACAGATTGTTTTAACGTCTGATAAACCACCAAAGATGATTAATGGGCTTGAAGATCGCTTAAAAAGTCGCTTTGAATGGGGTTTAATTGCAGATATTGGCTTACCAGAATTAGAAACAAAAATTGCCATTATTAAAAAGAAGTGTGAACTTGATGGTATTAATCTTAACAGCGATATTGTCAATTATATTGCTGCCAATATGGGCGATAACATCCGTGAAATCGAAAGTGCTATTATCAACCTCAATGCGTATGCATCGCTGATGCGTCAAGAAATTACCCTTGATTTTGCTAAAAATGTTATGCGTGAACAGATTAAAGAGCGTCGTGAAAATATTAGCCTTGAAGATATTATTCAAATTATTGCCAAAGATTTGAATATTAAACCAAGTGAAATCAAATCAACGAAACGTAGTAAAAATATCGTAGAAGCAAGGCGTATTGGTATCTATTTGGCACGAACACTCACACCAAACTCAATGCCATCTTTAGCAACTTATTTTGGAATGAAAGATCATACAGCCGTTTCACACAATATTAAAAAAATTAACGAACTTATTGAAACCAATGAATCTTTTAAACTCAAGGTTGAAGATCTTAAAAATAAAATTTTAACGAAGCAAATGTAA
- the dnaN gene encoding DNA polymerase III subunit beta, which produces MKVSIKKSILENMLLNIQPYLEKKDLSQITSHVLLITEESQFILKATDYEIGLSYHTPEIKIITEGNATANGKKLLDIIKGLKDDEVVLETINDYLYIKQNSSKFKLPMLSPSDFPPFPQIDAKPKFDINSNTLVRSIKKIAPAIDSNNPKFELNGSLIDIKDNTINLVATDTKRLAIMQIEQPTEHNFSLIIPKKAISEIQKLFFDNIEIFYDENTLIASSAHFTFYTKLINGKFPDYQRIIPKNKNYRILLNRESMVDAIKQISIISPEIKITFKPEKIVFESLNDDNIEAKTEIDFKTGLDSDIYLAVNSRYILDFLSNIENSNFTLGFNDSGLPFTLESDNFTTIVMPIMI; this is translated from the coding sequence ATGAAAGTTTCGATTAAAAAAAGCATTTTAGAAAACATGTTATTGAACATTCAACCCTATTTAGAAAAAAAAGATTTAAGTCAAATTACATCACATGTTTTACTCATAACCGAAGAGAGTCAATTTATACTCAAAGCAACCGATTATGAAATTGGTCTTAGTTACCATACACCAGAGATCAAAATCATTACAGAAGGTAATGCAACCGCTAATGGAAAAAAACTTTTGGATATTATCAAAGGTTTAAAAGATGACGAAGTTGTTTTGGAAACGATCAATGATTACCTCTATATCAAACAGAATAGCTCCAAATTTAAACTTCCAATGTTAAGCCCTAGTGATTTCCCACCTTTCCCTCAAATTGACGCTAAGCCTAAATTTGACATCAATAGCAATACCCTTGTTCGTTCTATCAAAAAAATAGCTCCTGCCATTGATAGTAACAATCCAAAATTTGAACTTAATGGCTCTTTGATTGATATTAAAGATAACACAATCAATCTTGTAGCAACCGATACTAAACGTTTGGCTATTATGCAGATTGAACAACCAACTGAACATAACTTCTCGCTTATTATTCCTAAAAAAGCAATTAGCGAAATTCAAAAACTCTTTTTTGATAATATAGAAATTTTTTACGATGAAAATACACTGATTGCAAGTTCAGCTCATTTTACATTTTATACCAAACTTATCAACGGAAAATTCCCTGATTACCAACGCATCATTCCTAAAAATAAAAACTACAGAATTTTACTGAATCGTGAATCTATGGTTGATGCTATTAAACAAATTTCAATCATCTCTCCTGAAATTAAAATCACCTTTAAACCTGAAAAAATTGTTTTTGAAAGTTTAAACGATGATAACATTGAAGCAAAAACAGAAATTGATTTTAAAACAGGACTTGATAGTGATATCTACCTTGCAGTTAACAGTCGTTATATTTTAGATTTTTTATCTAACATCGAAAATAGTAACTTTACCTTAGGTTTCAATGACAGTGGTCTTCCTTTCACATTAGAAAGTGATAATTTTACAACCATTGTTATGCCAATTATGATCTAA
- the gyrB gene encoding DNA topoisomerase (ATP-hydrolyzing) subunit B → MSTYGADNIKVLKGLEAVRKRPGMYIGDTNINGLHHLIYEVVDNSIDEAMAGYCDLIKVELTREGSCIVVDNGRGIPVGWHEGENMSAATVVLTVLHAGGKFDKDTYKVSGGLHGVGVSVVNALSSKLVATIKREGNEHRQEFACGIPQTPLDVVKTTNRTGTMIEFWPDGSIFETVEFQFEILATRFKELAYLNPKITIELKDQRDGRAEVYHFEGGIKQFVLDLNKKEKVAEAVHYTASVEDVEVDVAMMYNSTYNEILYSFVNNIKTIDGGTHESGFRAGLTRAITSYISLNAGVREKDVKITGDDVREGLIAIVSVKVPEPQFEGQTKGKLGSSYVKPIVQKLVYEQLVKYFEENPIEAKAIMNKALAAARGREAAKNARDLTRRKDAMSIGTLPGKLADCQSKDPSICELYLVEGDSAGGSAKQGRDRVFQAILPLKGKILNVEKSRLDKILKSDEIKNMITALGCGIGDEFNEEKLRYHKLIIMTDADVDGSHIQTLLLTFLFRFLRPVVDNGYIYLAQPPLYRYKKGKKEIYLKDDAEMNAFLIESGMDSIAIEGVGTPDLVDFFKIISAYRGILKELEKRFSMIEVVRYLIENPDLIALPSAELFKEIEKFVTALGYNILNHYVNDESIHLFIQTKDGLEELLLDETFYTNPLYEEARYIYTKIQERDFDVFDGKDPVEVLDEIEKSAKKGAYIQRYKGLGEMNPEQLWETTMNPENRRLLQVKVDDAEAASDTFTLFMGDEVEPRRQYIQDHAKDVKHLDV, encoded by the coding sequence ATGAGTACTTACGGTGCAGACAATATTAAAGTTCTAAAAGGCCTTGAAGCAGTTCGAAAACGTCCTGGTATGTATATCGGTGATACCAACATCAATGGTCTTCATCATCTTATTTATGAAGTGGTTGACAACTCTATTGATGAGGCAATGGCAGGCTATTGTGATTTGATTAAAGTTGAACTGACTCGTGAGGGCTCATGTATTGTTGTTGATAATGGTCGTGGTATTCCTGTTGGTTGGCATGAGGGTGAAAACATGTCAGCAGCAACGGTTGTTTTAACAGTACTTCATGCGGGTGGAAAGTTTGATAAAGATACCTATAAAGTGAGTGGAGGTTTACACGGTGTTGGTGTTTCAGTTGTAAATGCACTTTCATCCAAATTGGTTGCTACGATCAAACGAGAAGGCAATGAACATCGCCAAGAGTTTGCTTGTGGTATTCCACAAACACCACTTGATGTTGTCAAGACAACCAATCGTACAGGTACAATGATTGAATTTTGGCCTGATGGAAGCATTTTTGAAACCGTAGAGTTTCAATTTGAAATTTTAGCAACACGTTTTAAAGAACTTGCCTATCTTAATCCAAAAATTACCATTGAACTGAAAGATCAAAGAGATGGACGTGCTGAAGTTTACCATTTTGAAGGTGGTATCAAACAGTTTGTTTTAGATCTTAATAAGAAAGAAAAAGTAGCTGAAGCTGTTCATTACACTGCAAGTGTTGAAGATGTTGAAGTTGATGTTGCAATGATGTATAACTCAACCTACAATGAAATTCTCTATTCGTTTGTTAATAATATTAAAACGATTGATGGTGGAACCCATGAAAGTGGTTTTAGGGCTGGTTTAACACGTGCCATTACTAGTTATATTAGTCTTAATGCAGGCGTAAGAGAAAAAGACGTCAAAATTACGGGTGATGATGTTCGTGAGGGTTTGATCGCGATTGTCAGTGTTAAAGTTCCTGAACCTCAATTTGAAGGTCAAACTAAAGGAAAACTCGGAAGTTCTTACGTTAAACCAATTGTTCAAAAATTGGTTTATGAGCAACTCGTTAAATATTTTGAAGAAAACCCAATTGAAGCTAAAGCGATTATGAATAAAGCGCTTGCAGCAGCAAGAGGTCGTGAAGCAGCAAAAAACGCAAGAGATTTAACCAGACGTAAAGATGCAATGAGCATTGGAACACTACCTGGAAAATTGGCGGATTGCCAAAGTAAAGACCCTTCTATTTGTGAACTCTACCTTGTAGAGGGCGATAGTGCGGGTGGTTCAGCCAAACAAGGAAGGGATCGTGTTTTCCAAGCAATTTTGCCACTTAAAGGTAAAATTCTTAACGTCGAAAAAAGCCGTTTAGATAAAATTTTGAAATCTGATGAGATCAAAAATATGATTACTGCTCTTGGATGCGGTATTGGCGATGAATTTAATGAAGAGAAACTTCGCTATCACAAGCTTATCATCATGACCGATGCGGACGTTGATGGTAGTCATATTCAAACCCTACTTTTAACATTCCTTTTCCGTTTCTTACGCCCTGTTGTTGACAATGGTTATATTTATTTGGCTCAACCACCATTGTATCGTTATAAAAAAGGTAAAAAAGAGATTTATCTTAAAGATGATGCTGAAATGAATGCCTTTTTAATTGAATCAGGTATGGATAGCATTGCCATTGAAGGTGTTGGTACACCTGATTTAGTGGATTTCTTTAAAATTATTTCTGCCTATAGAGGCATTTTAAAAGAGCTCGAAAAACGCTTCTCAATGATTGAAGTGGTGCGTTATTTGATTGAAAATCCAGATTTAATTGCATTACCATCTGCAGAACTTTTCAAAGAGATTGAAAAATTTGTAACAGCCCTTGGTTACAATATTCTGAACCACTATGTCAATGATGAGAGTATTCATCTCTTTATTCAAACTAAAGATGGTTTGGAAGAGTTACTCTTAGATGAGACGTTCTATACAAATCCACTTTACGAAGAGGCACGTTATATTTACACTAAAATACAAGAACGTGACTTTGATGTTTTTGATGGTAAAGATCCCGTAGAAGTTTTGGATGAAATCGAAAAAAGTGCTAAAAAAGGTGCTTACATTCAACGTTACAAAGGTCTTGGTGAAATGAACCCAGAACAACTTTGGGAAACCACGATGAATCCTGAAAACAGACGCCTTTTGCAAGTTAAAGTTGATGATGCAGAAGCTGCCAGTGACACCTTTACCCTCTTTATGGGCGATGAAGTTGAACCTCGCCGTCAGTATATTCAAGATCATGCCAAAGATGTAAAACACTTGGACGTTTAA
- the queF gene encoding preQ(1) synthase has translation MKYGEQIIKEFDVEKDLEIWPNQHKKNYVIKLTLPEFCCLCPRSGYPDFATIYIDYIPNEFVVELKAIKLYINSFMNRNVSHENSANEIYDLLDSKLKPKWLKVVADFNPRGNVHTVIEIDSKQVRNESSC, from the coding sequence ATGAAATACGGTGAACAAATTATTAAAGAATTTGATGTTGAAAAAGACTTAGAAATTTGGCCAAATCAACACAAAAAGAATTATGTGATTAAGCTTACATTACCAGAGTTTTGTTGTCTATGCCCACGCAGTGGCTACCCTGATTTTGCAACGATTTATATTGACTATATTCCTAATGAATTTGTGGTTGAGCTGAAAGCGATCAAACTTTACATCAACAGTTTTATGAACCGCAATGTTAGTCACGAAAACAGTGCGAATGAAATTTATGACCTTCTAGATTCTAAGCTCAAGCCAAAATGGCTCAAAGTCGTTGCTGATTTTAATCCAAGAGGGAATGTACACACAGTGATCGAAATCGACTCGAAACAAGTGCGAAACGAGAGTTCATGTTAA
- a CDS encoding EAL domain-containing protein: protein MLYSEIKERENRFIIALKIAFPLLLLIGIFFHSSQLFSLTSIDFILLTVLIPVYVYYTVYLIYHGFQTTLIDPITKTFTRAEIISKIKKIKDRENTNIIFLHVNNLSDINERYGINNGDLVLIRFIQKLEFFLREHHFKNSAIGRYSSDGFLFYLKHPSRELRHLITIFTKSVQNVGIANIEVKVDFSLLSAVYDSNTNNLIERLLMLIEEQKKSQETTPNIKIDQFTSIIHEIIDHDKLVFKYQPSLSLKTGQIEMLEVLTRMESQTYGSLCKQQIQRIVNHTGYEKVFDEKVFELLVKEIKPLMKKEMLFSVEISPVTLRNLSFKRYLINLFEQEKIDPHQFILEITEQKSHENIHRFKEIIESYQEAGFKIALGNFGGNNCGFEYLKHLPIDLVKFDIEFTKKIDDAKYQKLLLHYIQLIQTLHIQSMVKFVDKEVHFKKMKEIKPDFIQGFCISKPKNLEQIVGDIL from the coding sequence ATGCTCTATTCTGAGATTAAGGAGAGAGAAAATCGATTTATCATTGCTCTGAAAATCGCTTTTCCCCTCCTTCTTCTTATAGGCATTTTTTTTCATTCATCCCAGCTTTTTTCATTAACCTCCATTGATTTCATTCTTCTTACGGTATTAATTCCAGTTTATGTTTACTATACGGTTTACCTTATTTACCATGGTTTTCAAACAACACTGATTGATCCTATCACCAAGACATTTACCAGAGCTGAAATTATTTCTAAAATTAAGAAGATAAAAGATCGAGAAAATACGAACATTATTTTTTTACATGTAAACAATTTGAGCGATATCAATGAGCGCTATGGAATTAATAATGGTGACTTGGTATTAATCAGATTTATTCAAAAACTTGAGTTTTTTTTGCGTGAACACCATTTTAAAAACAGCGCTATTGGAAGATACAGTAGTGATGGTTTTTTGTTTTATCTAAAACATCCAAGTCGTGAACTTCGTCATCTGATAACCATTTTTACAAAAAGTGTTCAAAATGTTGGCATTGCAAATATTGAAGTTAAAGTGGATTTTTCACTTTTAAGTGCAGTATATGATAGCAATACCAACAACCTGATAGAGAGGCTTTTAATGCTTATTGAAGAGCAAAAAAAGAGTCAGGAAACGACGCCTAACATTAAAATTGATCAGTTTACATCTATCATTCATGAAATAATAGATCATGATAAACTCGTTTTCAAATACCAACCCTCTTTGTCACTTAAAACAGGGCAAATTGAAATGTTAGAGGTTTTAACACGTATGGAGTCACAAACCTATGGATCGCTCTGTAAACAGCAAATACAACGCATTGTAAACCATACAGGTTATGAAAAAGTTTTTGATGAAAAGGTTTTTGAACTTTTAGTAAAAGAGATAAAACCTTTAATGAAAAAAGAGATGCTCTTTAGTGTCGAAATTTCACCCGTAACTTTGCGAAATCTTAGTTTTAAACGGTACCTTATAAACCTTTTTGAGCAAGAAAAAATTGATCCACACCAGTTTATTCTTGAAATTACAGAACAGAAAAGCCATGAAAATATACATCGTTTTAAAGAAATTATCGAGAGTTATCAAGAGGCTGGTTTTAAAATAGCACTAGGAAATTTTGGAGGCAATAATTGTGGTTTTGAGTACCTCAAACATCTGCCAATTGATCTTGTAAAATTCGATATAGAATTTACCAAAAAAATCGATGATGCTAAGTATCAAAAGCTTCTTTTGCACTACATCCAGCTCATCCAAACGCTTCACATTCAAAGTATGGTAAAATTCGTGGATAAAGAGGTACATTTCAAAAAAATGAAAGAGATTAAACCTGATTTTATACAAGGGTTTTGTATTTCAAAACCAAAAAATTTAGAACAAATAGTAGGAGATATTTTATGA
- the flgE gene encoding flagellar hook protein FlgE has product MMRSLWAGVTGLQAHQIAMDVEGNNIANVNTTGFKYSRANFSDLLSQTAKIATAPQGELGGKNAMQIGLGTQISTVTKIFKQGSIETTDKTTDLAIQGDGFFVVSPDGGSTYKYTRSGDFTFDADGNFVDTNGYIAQGWVRDKITNNIDSTSPIGNITIPPGLTTPANDTSFISVKANLDSGISVGTKISPAYQLDQYSGWYDKNTDGVRDTAAGTGASEVHNENDAFDNYYNTSDKLVERGLDMGALFNSTGDAFSLRNGQGVWVSYAEAKWTSASVTTFGQLDITLNGTTISGPVTSIGDIINAISDKSSVTGITAKLTGTDQITLINTNRNGTEESMKNIKLTVNAGNAVNGLANTVVNTAYQYAYSSSFSATTPNYNDNTVRQFTTTEDLRNFMQTDARLNVNYQASTVATIGAWTGATALANKNDGVAVIMNNQGQFQINNPVGDAVNTDDGDIFAGTTLSAARSIPAGIAFVAGDFINNSGAAITILAADNSTGANITIPVGGTLVTPFTLLNPVTLPIGTTFVNNINIDTVDQKQDMYLSITGLTNASTGIGVNTKFNSAMEGLGGAITTGTSYRTSQGIYAASHASSIDVYDSLGSKHTVRFEFTKTGFTDSGGTEWSVQVSVPSPGKINSAGSTKQPENIITGTISFNSDGSLSTFSPTNITYTANNGSTPNQNIELNFGTSTQFDGMTSFDKDSNTSGISQDGYAGGDLNGLSVDETGTIIGSFTNGRSFGLAQIAMSTFTNNQGLESDGGNCFIQTSNSGDPIVGQASSGGKGSIQASSLEMSNVDLSRSLTQLIVIQRGYQANSKTITTADEMLNTLLQLK; this is encoded by the coding sequence ATGATGAGATCACTTTGGGCCGGCGTTACCGGATTGCAGGCACACCAGATCGCAATGGACGTTGAAGGTAATAACATCGCAAACGTTAATACCACAGGCTTTAAATACTCTCGTGCAAATTTTTCGGATCTATTAAGTCAAACCGCCAAAATTGCGACAGCGCCCCAAGGTGAACTCGGTGGTAAAAATGCCATGCAAATTGGACTTGGAACACAAATCAGCACAGTTACAAAAATCTTTAAACAAGGCTCCATCGAAACCACTGACAAAACCACCGACCTTGCGATTCAAGGCGATGGATTTTTCGTTGTCTCTCCTGATGGCGGAAGTACCTACAAATACACGAGAAGTGGCGACTTTACCTTTGATGCCGATGGTAACTTTGTTGATACCAATGGATACATTGCTCAAGGATGGGTTAGAGATAAAATAACTAACAATATTGATTCTACTTCACCGATAGGAAATATTACCATTCCTCCAGGACTCACTACACCTGCAAATGATACAAGCTTCATTTCTGTTAAAGCAAACTTAGATTCAGGCATTAGTGTAGGTACAAAAATATCACCTGCCTATCAACTTGATCAATACAGCGGCTGGTACGATAAAAATACCGATGGCGTTAGAGACACCGCGGCTGGAACTGGCGCTTCTGAAGTACACAATGAAAATGATGCATTTGATAACTATTACAACACCAGTGACAAACTTGTTGAACGTGGTTTAGATATGGGTGCTCTCTTTAATTCAACAGGCGATGCCTTTAGCTTGCGTAATGGTCAAGGCGTATGGGTAAGTTATGCCGAAGCAAAATGGACTTCTGCTTCTGTTACAACTTTTGGTCAATTAGATATTACTTTAAATGGTACAACTATTTCTGGACCTGTTACTAGCATTGGCGATATTATTAATGCAATTAGTGATAAATCAAGTGTTACAGGGATTACAGCAAAACTTACTGGTACCGATCAAATAACATTAATTAATACCAATAGAAATGGTACTGAAGAGAGTATGAAGAACATTAAGTTGACCGTTAATGCAGGTAATGCTGTAAATGGTTTGGCTAATACCGTTGTTAATACAGCCTATCAGTATGCTTACAGTAGTTCATTTAGTGCTACTACTCCTAATTATAATGATAATACAGTAAGACAATTTACAACAACTGAAGATTTACGTAATTTTATGCAAACAGATGCACGATTAAACGTCAACTATCAAGCAAGTACAGTTGCTACGATAGGTGCGTGGACTGGAGCAACCGCTTTAGCCAATAAAAATGATGGTGTAGCTGTCATTATGAATAATCAAGGACAATTCCAGATAAACAACCCTGTGGGTGATGCTGTTAATACAGATGATGGTGATATTTTTGCAGGGACAACTTTATCAGCAGCAAGAAGCATCCCTGCAGGTATTGCTTTTGTAGCTGGTGATTTTATCAATAATTCAGGTGCTGCGATTACTATTCTTGCAGCAGATAATAGTACTGGTGCCAATATTACTATCCCTGTTGGTGGCACGTTAGTAACACCTTTTACTTTACTTAATCCAGTTACACTCCCTATTGGAACTACATTTGTCAATAATATTAATATCGATACCGTTGATCAAAAACAAGATATGTATCTCTCTATTACTGGACTTACAAATGCTAGTACAGGAATAGGCGTAAATACAAAATTTAATTCTGCAATGGAAGGTCTTGGAGGAGCAATTACTACAGGTACTTCTTATAGAACTTCTCAAGGTATTTATGCAGCCAGTCATGCTTCAAGTATTGATGTGTATGACTCACTGGGTTCAAAACATACGGTACGCTTTGAGTTTACTAAAACAGGTTTTACAGATAGCGGTGGAACAGAGTGGTCTGTTCAAGTTAGTGTTCCTTCCCCTGGTAAAATCAACTCGGCTGGATCAACAAAACAGCCTGAAAATATTATTACAGGAACCATTAGTTTTAACTCTGATGGTTCATTATCAACATTTTCACCAACAAATATAACATACACTGCAAATAACGGTTCAACACCTAACCAAAATATTGAGCTTAATTTTGGTACGAGTACTCAATTCGATGGTATGACCAGTTTTGATAAAGACTCTAACACTTCAGGTATTAGCCAAGATGGTTATGCAGGTGGTGACCTTAATGGTCTTAGTGTTGATGAAACAGGAACGATCATCGGTAGCTTTACGAATGGGCGAAGTTTTGGGTTAGCTCAAATTGCTATGTCAACGTTTACCAACAACCAAGGTCTAGAGAGTGATGGTGGTAACTGTTTTATTCAAACCTCAAACTCAGGTGATCCTATCGTTGGACAGGCAAGTTCGGGTGGTAAAGGTAGTATTCAGGCAAGCTCCCTTGAGATGAGTAACGTTGACCTTTCACGCTCCTTAACACAGTTGATTGTTATCCAAAGGGGTTATCAAGCGAACTCAAAAACGATCACAACCGCCGATGAAATGTTAAACACTCTTCTACAACTCAAATAA
- the thyX gene encoding FAD-dependent thymidylate synthase — MKITLNHYTPLLICADAIRTCWQSFDKSDEGGEKDKELIDRVGNKFKHASTLEHLVYNFYIEGVSRALLQELARHRMASLSVKSTRYTLKELKNEESFTCKDFERASKYLVLTDIEMVDEMSIKALENLRLVLVEGISNDKAKYCLPESYKTELTWTINARSLQNFLSLRSDKSALWEIQNLAHTLYDALPEDHKYLFNIKEPV, encoded by the coding sequence ATGAAAATCACACTCAACCACTACACACCCCTACTCATTTGTGCCGATGCTATTCGTACATGCTGGCAAAGTTTTGACAAAAGTGACGAAGGTGGCGAAAAAGATAAAGAACTCATCGATCGTGTTGGCAATAAATTTAAACATGCATCAACCTTAGAGCATCTTGTCTATAACTTTTACATCGAAGGAGTTTCCCGTGCTCTGCTTCAAGAGCTTGCACGTCACCGTATGGCTTCACTTTCGGTTAAATCAACACGCTACACTCTTAAAGAGTTAAAGAACGAAGAGAGCTTTACATGTAAAGATTTTGAGCGTGCTTCAAAGTACTTGGTTTTAACAGATATTGAGATGGTGGATGAAATGAGCATCAAGGCACTTGAAAACCTTCGTTTAGTGCTTGTGGAAGGCATTAGCAACGATAAGGCGAAATACTGCCTTCCTGAGAGCTACAAGACCGAACTCACATGGACGATCAACGCTAGAAGTCTTCAAAACTTTTTATCTCTGCGCAGTGATAAAAGTGCGCTTTGGGAAATTCAAAATCTAGCCCACACACTTTACGATGCACTACCAGAAGATCATAAATATCTTTTTAATATCAAAGAACCTGTTTAA